One window of the Thermococcus sp. P6 genome contains the following:
- a CDS encoding M20/M25/M40 family metallo-hydrolase — MKTEHAKDILLQLLRIPSPSGREDRIMLHIMEFLNRFDYDVHIESDGSIIDLVVNPDAELFYEVHVDTIPVRVEPFVRGNIVYGTGASDIKGGVAAILLMLESLRMEGKDLNVGIVFVSDEELGGRGSALFMERYKPRMAVVLEPTDLEVHIAHAGNIEANFEVDGKEAHGACPESGVNAIDETYRMLEKIKNLEPFRAKGKYFDPHVGIQELVCENPVYLIPALCKGRLEVRLLPEQEVEDVLDLLDPILDEYTLKYEYTEVWDGYELDPEEEIVQLSKKAMEVTGIDEFGGMRSWTDAINFMYNGTRTIVFGPGSLDISHTRNEHIDVRDVVKASEFLRALNDIYGKV; from the coding sequence TTGAAGACGGAACACGCGAAGGACATACTCCTTCAGCTTTTGAGGATTCCCTCCCCCTCGGGAAGAGAGGACAGGATAATGCTCCACATCATGGAGTTCCTCAACAGGTTTGACTACGACGTTCACATCGAGAGCGACGGCAGTATAATAGACCTCGTAGTGAATCCCGACGCGGAGCTCTTTTACGAGGTTCACGTCGACACCATCCCCGTCAGGGTGGAGCCCTTCGTGAGGGGCAACATCGTCTACGGCACCGGTGCGAGCGATATCAAGGGAGGGGTGGCCGCGATACTCCTCATGCTCGAGAGCCTCCGCATGGAGGGTAAAGACCTTAACGTCGGGATAGTCTTCGTTAGCGACGAGGAGCTGGGCGGACGGGGTTCGGCGCTGTTCATGGAGCGCTACAAACCCCGCATGGCGGTGGTTCTGGAACCCACGGACCTTGAGGTGCACATCGCCCACGCCGGCAACATCGAGGCCAACTTTGAGGTGGATGGCAAGGAGGCCCACGGGGCCTGTCCCGAAAGCGGTGTTAACGCAATAGACGAAACCTACAGAATGCTGGAGAAGATTAAAAACCTCGAACCCTTCAGGGCCAAGGGCAAGTACTTCGATCCCCACGTGGGGATTCAGGAGCTCGTCTGCGAGAACCCCGTTTACCTGATTCCCGCCCTCTGCAAAGGCCGTCTCGAGGTAAGGCTTCTGCCCGAGCAGGAGGTGGAGGACGTACTCGATCTCCTCGATCCGATACTGGATGAGTACACCCTGAAGTACGAATACACGGAGGTGTGGGACGGCTACGAGCTCGATCCGGAGGAGGAGATCGTTCAGCTCTCAAAGAAGGCGATGGAGGTTACGGGTATAGACGAGTTCGGTGGGATGCGTAGCTGGACCGACGCGATAAACTTCATGTACAACGGAACGAGGACGATAGTCTTTGGACCGGGGAGTCTCGATATCTCCCACACCCGGAACGAGCACATAGACGTGAGGGACGTCGTTAAGGCGAGCGAGTTCCTCAGAGCCCTCAACGACATATATGGAAAGGTTTGA
- a CDS encoding potassium channel family protein produces the protein MKELEEIKECLVEMKNLSSLMMDLAFSSVMYDSEDIADEVYTLEEKMDELTLKVKRLALRAAKKEENPESLLSVIEMASINEQISDSAYEIADLVLRDVEPHPIIRKIMHDVDEEIGRIKVNKKSILAGKTLKELKLPTKIGVRLIAIKRGGRYIYNPSKDERIEEGDILIAVGSGIERLRELCNERSEEGEFIEE, from the coding sequence ATGAAAGAGCTTGAAGAGATCAAAGAATGCCTTGTGGAGATGAAAAACCTTTCCTCCCTAATGATGGACCTCGCCTTCTCGTCGGTTATGTACGACAGCGAGGACATAGCGGATGAGGTTTACACCCTCGAGGAGAAGATGGACGAGCTCACGCTGAAGGTCAAGAGGCTGGCCCTGAGGGCCGCGAAGAAGGAGGAGAACCCCGAGAGTCTGCTGAGCGTAATCGAGATGGCCAGCATCAACGAGCAGATATCGGATTCAGCCTACGAGATCGCGGACCTCGTCCTGAGGGATGTGGAACCCCACCCGATAATAAGGAAGATCATGCACGACGTGGACGAGGAGATCGGCAGGATAAAGGTAAACAAAAAATCGATACTCGCTGGAAAAACCCTGAAAGAGCTTAAACTTCCGACGAAGATCGGGGTAAGGCTGATAGCCATAAAGAGGGGGGGCAGGTACATCTACAATCCCAGCAAGGACGAGAGGATAGAGGAGGGGGATATCCTCATAGCGGTCGGCTCGGGCATCGAGCGTTTGAGGGAGCTCTGCAACGAGAGGAGTGAAGAGGGGGAGTTCATAGAGGAGTAA
- a CDS encoding potassium channel family protein translates to MEEFEEFEYKPKSVREIFIEMKDIAELMVDLAYTAILFGDRDIAEEVLDLEERMDLLSYHLMTHAVLAARNPREAEQITSVLQMANSVEDISNAAGDLAKMVLEGIALHPLIREAIMESEEVISRIQVAPNSVLVGKTLGEMRLASNTGVWIIAVRRGKRWIFAPDKEFKIKPNDILIGRGTHTSVEHLKEIARGVIRVIGNERA, encoded by the coding sequence ATGGAAGAATTCGAGGAATTTGAGTACAAGCCCAAGAGCGTTAGGGAGATCTTCATAGAGATGAAGGACATCGCCGAGCTCATGGTCGACCTCGCCTACACGGCGATACTTTTCGGTGACAGGGATATAGCCGAGGAGGTTCTCGACCTCGAGGAGAGGATGGACCTGCTGAGCTACCACCTGATGACCCACGCCGTTCTGGCAGCGCGGAACCCCCGGGAGGCAGAGCAGATAACCTCCGTGCTCCAGATGGCGAACTCCGTGGAGGACATATCCAACGCGGCCGGGGATCTGGCAAAGATGGTGCTTGAGGGCATCGCCCTGCATCCCCTCATCAGGGAGGCGATAATGGAGAGCGAAGAAGTTATAAGCAGGATTCAGGTTGCGCCGAATTCCGTACTGGTCGGAAAGACCCTCGGAGAGATGAGACTGGCAAGCAACACCGGGGTCTGGATAATCGCCGTGAGAAGGGGGAAGAGGTGGATATTCGCCCCCGACAAGGAGTTTAAGATAAAGCCAAACGACATCCTTATCGGAAGGGGGACCCACACCTCCGTGGAGCACCTCAAGGAGATAGCAAGGGGTGTTATCCGGGTGATCGGCAATGAAAGAGCTTGA
- a CDS encoding magnesium transporter, which yields MTDLRIILWRELRERLGEALTGALPALVVCLLLDFFAGAFLGRFFEKIMVSYPVMLVILPGLMGLRGNIYGAMASRLTTMLHLGEMEPSLKDRNVTKNVILSIFLSLVPVTVLWLVGVLKVGDLRSGFVVFLIVFTSMVFVGLIMGYATVLATVLPFKRGIDPDTIAAPLVTSAGDLVTIPFLVLFIVLYEEFNGVFDGLTVLAFLLTLIMSLKVKMGREEKRTVREILGVVGALALLSSVSGGLLESYSDVIYASVIFSVMYPAILDTAGNYGSIIGAKTSTKIHLGEINELLNVDSLLDILSYFLTAFIVAPLMNLFAIGVVRVSLGKDVGMVVPFLLLYPLLVLVNMFVAYFLAIAFDRLGLDPDNATVPTITTLADIFSTLFTVGVAHLIV from the coding sequence TTGACGGACCTTCGGATAATCCTCTGGCGGGAGCTCCGGGAGAGGCTCGGAGAAGCTTTAACGGGCGCCCTCCCTGCGTTAGTGGTATGTCTCCTTCTGGACTTCTTCGCGGGGGCCTTCCTCGGCAGGTTCTTTGAAAAGATCATGGTGAGCTATCCGGTCATGCTCGTGATCCTCCCCGGCCTCATGGGTTTGAGGGGCAACATCTACGGAGCGATGGCGTCGCGTTTAACCACGATGCTTCATCTGGGTGAGATGGAGCCGAGTTTGAAGGACAGAAACGTTACGAAAAACGTAATCCTGAGCATCTTCCTTTCGCTGGTCCCCGTGACCGTTCTCTGGCTGGTGGGGGTCTTAAAGGTCGGGGACCTTCGCTCGGGGTTCGTGGTTTTCCTGATAGTTTTCACCTCCATGGTTTTCGTTGGCCTGATCATGGGCTACGCGACCGTTTTGGCCACCGTGCTTCCCTTCAAGAGGGGCATCGATCCCGACACGATTGCCGCTCCCCTGGTAACCTCAGCCGGGGATCTGGTAACGATACCCTTCCTCGTTCTCTTCATAGTGCTCTACGAGGAGTTTAACGGGGTTTTCGACGGCCTGACGGTGCTGGCGTTTCTCCTCACCCTGATCATGTCCCTGAAGGTGAAGATGGGGAGGGAGGAAAAGCGCACCGTCAGGGAGATCCTCGGCGTCGTCGGTGCACTGGCCCTTCTCTCGAGCGTGTCGGGTGGTCTGCTCGAGTCCTACAGCGATGTGATATATGCGTCGGTCATATTCAGCGTTATGTATCCGGCGATACTCGACACGGCCGGGAACTACGGTTCAATCATCGGTGCAAAAACCTCAACTAAGATACACCTCGGGGAGATAAACGAGCTCCTCAACGTGGATTCCCTTCTGGACATCCTCTCGTACTTTTTAACGGCCTTTATAGTGGCCCCCCTGATGAACCTCTTTGCCATCGGGGTTGTGAGGGTAAGCCTCGGAAAGGATGTGGGGATGGTGGTTCCCTTCCTGCTCCTCTACCCGTTGCTCGTTCTGGTTAACATGTTCGTTGCCTACTTCCTTGCGATAGCCTTCGACAGGCTCGGTCTCGATCCGGACAACGCCACGGTCCCCACGATAACGACCCTCGCGGACATCTTTTCAACCCTCTTTACGGTTGGAGTCGCCCACCTGATCGTTTGA